In Blattabacterium cuenoti, the following proteins share a genomic window:
- the rplL gene encoding 50S ribosomal protein L7/L12, producing the protein MIEKLAEKLVNLTVKEVTELANILRKEYGIEPSSLLLKSDNNKNIEKSSEKEEKSIFNIILKSTGASKLSVVKLVKEITGKGLKESKDLVDSVPSVLKESVNKKDAEDLKKKFEEIGAEIELK; encoded by the coding sequence ATGATAGAAAAGTTAGCAGAAAAATTAGTTAATCTAACAGTAAAAGAAGTTACTGAATTAGCTAATATTCTAAGAAAAGAATATGGAATAGAACCATCTAGTTTATTATTAAAATCAGATAATAATAAAAATATTGAAAAATCTTCAGAAAAAGAAGAAAAAAGTATTTTCAATATTATCCTAAAGTCTACTGGAGCGTCTAAACTATCTGTAGTGAAATTAGTAAAAGAAATAACAGGAAAAGGTCTTAAAGAATCTAAAGATTTGGTAGATAGTGTTCCTAGTGTTCTAAAAGAATCTGTAAATAAGAAAGATGCAGAAGATTTAAAGAAGAAATTTGAAGAAATAGGGGCAGAAATTGAATTGAAATAG
- the rplJ gene encoding 50S ribosomal protein L10 produces the protein MKNKEIKKKELSELVSFFSFEKKDNNNAIYLVNISHLNSNQISILRKNFREENIKMKVVKNTLLKKILEKNDKFNPFISVLNGNTTILYSKNKGNIISKIIKDFHIEEKSEKPYLKCAYFQESFYFGNKDLDFLMNIKSKEDLIMDILNILQFPMRYILLSLNSLNNNIYKILEALIMIKKIKK, from the coding sequence ATGAAGAATAAAGAAATAAAAAAAAAAGAATTATCAGAATTAGTTTCATTTTTTTCTTTTGAAAAAAAAGATAATAATAATGCAATATATTTGGTTAATATATCTCATTTAAATTCTAATCAGATATCTATTCTAAGAAAAAATTTTAGGGAAGAAAATATAAAAATGAAAGTAGTAAAAAATACTTTATTAAAAAAAATTTTGGAAAAAAATGATAAATTTAATCCATTTATTTCTGTTTTAAATGGAAATACTACTATTTTATATTCTAAAAATAAAGGAAATATCATTTCAAAAATAATAAAAGATTTTCATATTGAAGAAAAATCGGAAAAACCATATTTGAAATGTGCTTATTTTCAAGAATCTTTCTATTTCGGAAATAAAGATTTAGATTTTTTAATGAATATTAAATCTAAAGAAGATCTTATTATGGATATCTTGAATATTCTTCAATTTCCAATGAGATATATTCTTTTATCTTTGAATTCATTGAATAATAATATATACAAAATTTTAGAAGCTTTAATAATGATAAAAAAGATAAAAAAATAG
- the rplA gene encoding 50S ribosomal protein L1, with the protein MSKKLTKNKKKYINKISYTKKYSLEEATVLIKEINFVKFNASVDIAVRLGIDVRLPDQMIRGAVQLPHGIGKNVVVLALVNEEKELEAKESGADYVGLDFIEKIKSGWIDDIDVIIATPSVMNKLGAIGKILGPKGLMPNPKMETVSTNVRKSIQDIKSGKIFFKADRYGIVHSSIGKISFSSKNLLENIKEFMKKIIRSKPSSSKGLYIRSIYLSSTMSNCIPLDINYFIKQ; encoded by the coding sequence ATGTCAAAAAAATTAACTAAAAATAAAAAAAAATATATAAATAAAATTTCTTATACCAAAAAGTATTCCTTAGAAGAAGCTACCGTTCTTATTAAAGAAATAAATTTTGTTAAATTCAATGCTTCTGTGGATATTGCAGTTCGTCTCGGAATAGATGTTCGTTTACCAGATCAAATGATTAGAGGAGCAGTTCAACTCCCTCATGGAATAGGTAAAAATGTAGTCGTATTAGCTTTAGTTAATGAAGAAAAAGAATTAGAAGCTAAAGAATCTGGAGCAGATTATGTTGGATTAGATTTCATTGAAAAGATAAAATCTGGTTGGATTGATGATATAGATGTAATTATTGCAACTCCTTCAGTTATGAATAAATTAGGAGCTATTGGAAAAATATTAGGACCTAAAGGATTAATGCCTAATCCGAAAATGGAAACTGTTTCAACTAATGTTAGAAAATCTATACAGGATATTAAATCTGGAAAAATATTTTTCAAAGCTGATCGTTATGGAATTGTTCATTCTTCTATAGGAAAGATTTCGTTTTCAAGTAAAAACTTATTAGAAAATATAAAGGAATTCATGAAAAAAATTATTCGTAGTAAACCATCTTCTTCTAAAGGTTTATATATAAGAAGTATATATTTATCATCTACAATGAGTAATTGTATACCATTAGATATCAACTACTTTATTAAGCAATGA
- the rplK gene encoding 50S ribosomal protein L11: MKKKIIKKIKIKNINGGKATPAPPIGPILGSVGVNIMEFCKQYNFKTKEKEGEICPVLITVYEDKSFSFLIKKPPVSIQLLNAIKKDKGSKESNRHKIGKINFNEIKKIAEEKMEDLNCFSIESAISMISGTARSMGIEVIE; the protein is encoded by the coding sequence ATGAAAAAAAAAATAATAAAAAAAATAAAAATTAAAAATATAAATGGAGGTAAAGCTACTCCTGCGCCTCCAATAGGGCCTATTTTAGGAAGTGTTGGAGTTAATATAATGGAATTTTGTAAACAATATAATTTTAAAACTAAAGAGAAAGAAGGAGAAATATGTCCTGTTTTAATCACAGTATATGAAGATAAATCTTTTTCTTTTTTAATAAAAAAACCTCCAGTTTCTATACAATTACTAAATGCTATAAAAAAAGATAAAGGATCTAAAGAATCTAATAGACATAAAATTGGAAAAATTAATTTTAATGAAATCAAAAAAATAGCAGAAGAAAAAATGGAAGACTTAAATTGTTTTTCAATAGAATCTGCTATATCTATGATATCTGGGACAGCAAGGTCTATGGGGATAGAAGTTATAGAATAA
- the nusG gene encoding transcription termination/antitermination protein NusG — protein MSNLERKWYVIKTISGQESKVKSYIENEIRDNGFQEYIGKILVPIEKVIQMRKGKKVYREKVHYPGYVMVEANLDGEAFHAIKNVPGVINFLSEGKGNSAIPIPMRKDEVNKMLGTIDQLSENYDINIPFVVGETIKVIDGPFSGFNGTIERINEEKRKLELAVLIFGRKTPLELNFTQIEKI, from the coding sequence ATGAGTAATTTGGAAAGAAAGTGGTATGTTATCAAAACTATTAGTGGACAGGAAAGTAAAGTTAAATCATATATAGAGAATGAAATTAGAGATAATGGATTCCAAGAATATATAGGAAAAATATTGGTTCCTATTGAAAAAGTAATACAAATGAGGAAAGGGAAAAAGGTTTACAGAGAAAAAGTTCATTATCCTGGATATGTTATGGTAGAAGCAAATCTAGATGGAGAAGCTTTTCATGCTATTAAAAACGTTCCTGGAGTAATTAATTTTTTGAGTGAAGGAAAAGGAAATTCTGCTATTCCTATTCCCATGAGGAAAGATGAAGTTAACAAAATGTTAGGGACTATAGATCAATTATCTGAAAATTATGATATAAATATCCCTTTTGTTGTAGGAGAAACAATTAAAGTAATTGATGGTCCATTTAGTGGATTTAATGGAACAATTGAAAGAATAAATGAAGAAAAAAGAAAATTAGAATTAGCCGTTTTAATTTTTGGTAGAAAAACTCCTTTAGAATTGAATTTCACTCAAATAGAAAAAATATGA
- the secE gene encoding preprotein translocase subunit SecE, whose product MIKEINSFFIEIYKEFFYCITWPKWKDLRITTVIVTFFSIFLSIFLYSVDGFFIFLIKKLFSI is encoded by the coding sequence ATGATAAAAGAAATTAATAGTTTTTTTATAGAAATTTATAAAGAATTTTTTTATTGTATAACTTGGCCAAAATGGAAGGATTTAAGAATTACAACTGTAATTGTAACTTTTTTTTCTATATTTCTCTCTATATTTTTATATAGTGTTGATGGTTTTTTTATCTTCTTAATTAAAAAATTATTTTCAATATAA
- the tuf gene encoding elongation factor Tu translates to MAKEKFKRNKPHLNIGTTGHVDHGKTTLTAAITKVLSEIGLAEEKSFDAIDNAPEEKARGITINTSHVEYETVKRHYAHVDCPGHADYIKNMITGAAQMDGAILVVAATDGPMPQTREHILLARQVGVPKIVVFMNKVDQVDDPELLELVEMEIRDLLTKYEYDGENIPIIQGSALGALNGEKKWIEKIKDLMNILDEYIPNPIREIEKPFLMPVEDVFTITGRGTVATGRIESGIVNTGDLVDIIGMGDKKLTSTVTGVEMFRKILDKGQAGDNVGLLLRGIEKKDIRRGMVIGKPGSINPYKKFKAEVYVLTKEEGGRHTPFHNKYRPQFYLRTTDVTGEIHLPDGVEMVMPGDNISMEVDLHQPVALSENLRFAIREGGKTVGAGQVTNII, encoded by the coding sequence ATGGCAAAAGAAAAATTTAAAAGAAACAAACCACATTTAAATATAGGAACTACAGGTCATGTTGATCATGGGAAAACAACTCTTACTGCTGCAATAACAAAAGTATTATCAGAAATAGGGTTAGCAGAAGAAAAAAGTTTTGATGCTATAGATAATGCCCCTGAAGAAAAAGCTAGAGGAATAACTATCAATACCTCACATGTAGAATACGAAACTGTAAAAAGGCATTATGCTCATGTTGATTGTCCTGGTCACGCTGATTATATTAAAAACATGATTACTGGAGCGGCTCAAATGGATGGTGCTATTTTAGTCGTTGCAGCTACAGATGGTCCTATGCCTCAAACTAGAGAACATATATTATTAGCTCGTCAAGTAGGAGTTCCTAAAATTGTAGTTTTTATGAATAAAGTAGATCAGGTTGATGACCCAGAATTGCTAGAATTAGTAGAAATGGAAATAAGGGATCTTCTTACAAAATATGAATATGATGGAGAAAATATTCCTATTATTCAAGGATCAGCTTTAGGTGCTCTTAATGGAGAAAAGAAATGGATTGAAAAAATTAAAGATCTTATGAATATATTAGACGAATATATTCCAAATCCAATACGTGAAATAGAGAAGCCATTTTTAATGCCTGTAGAAGATGTTTTTACTATAACAGGTAGAGGTACTGTTGCTACAGGTCGTATTGAAAGTGGTATTGTTAATACAGGAGATTTAGTAGATATTATAGGTATGGGAGATAAAAAATTAACTTCTACAGTAACAGGAGTTGAAATGTTTAGAAAAATATTGGATAAAGGTCAAGCAGGAGATAATGTTGGACTATTATTACGTGGAATAGAGAAAAAAGATATTAGAAGAGGAATGGTTATAGGAAAACCAGGCTCTATAAATCCATATAAGAAATTTAAAGCAGAAGTTTATGTTCTTACAAAAGAAGAAGGAGGAAGACATACTCCTTTTCATAATAAATATCGACCTCAATTTTATTTGAGAACTACAGATGTTACAGGAGAAATCCATCTTCCAGATGGAGTAGAAATGGTAATGCCTGGGGATAATATTTCAATGGAAGTCGATTTACATCAACCTGTTGCATTAAGTGAAAATTTACGTTTTGCTATTCGTGAAGGAGGAAAAACAGTAGGAGCAGGTCAAGTTACTAACATTATATAA
- a CDS encoding lipoprotein signal peptidase, with the protein MKKIFLIIFSILLIDQFLKIYIKTHFELGSGFCIFPFFCIFLVENPGMAYGFNLAPGYLGKILLSISRLFLIFFILFFIYKHVKKKSSNYLIIPIILILSGAIGNFLDSALYGLLFNTGTIYNKEYRKWIPYSGISKLSFSNGYASLMEGCVVDIFYFPIINTNFPNWVPFFGGKNFQFFKPVFNVSDIVIFIGIILFLLFKRRIKNIKFL; encoded by the coding sequence TTGAAAAAGATTTTTTTAATTATTTTTTCTATTTTATTAATAGATCAATTTTTAAAGATTTATATCAAGACCCATTTTGAATTGGGTAGTGGTTTTTGCATATTTCCCTTTTTTTGTATCTTTTTAGTAGAAAATCCAGGAATGGCGTATGGATTTAATCTTGCTCCTGGATATCTTGGTAAAATTTTATTAAGCATTTCTCGTCTTTTTTTAATTTTTTTTATATTGTTTTTTATTTATAAACATGTAAAAAAAAAATCTTCTAATTATTTAATTATTCCAATTATTCTTATTTTATCAGGTGCTATAGGAAATTTTTTAGATAGTGCTTTATATGGATTATTGTTTAATACAGGAACAATTTATAACAAAGAATACAGAAAATGGATTCCTTATTCTGGAATATCTAAACTAAGTTTTAGTAATGGTTATGCCTCTTTAATGGAAGGTTGTGTGGTAGACATATTTTATTTTCCTATAATAAATACTAATTTTCCTAATTGGGTTCCATTTTTTGGAGGAAAAAATTTTCAATTTTTTAAACCTGTTTTTAATGTATCTGATATAGTTATTTTTATCGGTATTATTTTATTTTTATTATTTAAGAGAAGAATAAAAAATATAAAGTTCTTATAA
- a CDS encoding TraR/DksA family transcriptional regulator — MEEKSKKRYSMKEREEFKRLILDKLEKAKKDLSMLKESFSNDQNNGTDDTYPTFKAFEEGSKTLSKEQNDQILEHLQKSINSLNSALIRVENKDYGICRITKKLIPMGRLMAVPHTTLSIEGKRIVEKDNSKF, encoded by the coding sequence ATGGAAGAAAAATCGAAAAAAAGGTATTCTATGAAAGAAAGAGAAGAGTTTAAAAGGCTAATATTAGATAAATTAGAAAAAGCAAAAAAAGATTTATCTATGTTAAAAGAATCATTTTCTAATGATCAAAATAATGGGACAGATGATACCTATCCTACTTTTAAAGCTTTTGAAGAAGGGTCTAAAACTTTAAGTAAGGAACAAAATGATCAAATATTAGAACATTTACAAAAATCTATAAATAGTTTGAATTCTGCCTTAATAAGAGTAGAAAATAAGGATTATGGAATTTGTCGTATCACAAAAAAATTAATACCTATGGGAAGACTTATGGCGGTTCCACATACTACTTTGAGTATTGAAGGAAAAAGAATAGTAGAAAAAGATAATAGTAAATTTTGA
- the ileS gene encoding isoleucine--tRNA ligase produces MFIEYKKLDLNNIAIEIAQYWKKNKIIKKSFQKYKNYSKKNSYILYEGPPSLNGSPGIHHMIARIIKDIFCRYNTIKGKKVFRKSGWDAHGLPIELNVEKYVKIDKNDVGKKISIEKYNSICKEFVCKSLKEWISFTEKIGYWIDLEFPYITHNAKYIESVWWVIKELYNKKFIYKDYDIQPYSPAARTGLSYHELNMPGSYKRIGQISPFVKFKAIKDSLPERLKDISGNIFFISWTTTPWTLPSNTALAIGKDIDYVLVEIFRIIEDNTYSKEKIIFSEKLINRVLPKEKFYKVSNRKELSFSKKEENKSRYYVISKFKGEELIYSKYQQLLPWFKPYYKKENAFQVVEADFVNVEEGSGIVHISPTFGVEDFMIAKKYDIPPMLVLNKNGDPIPLVDLQGKFINSFPNGFGGKYVKSDFISDDGEIFSADKEIVSFLEKENKILRIEKYYHFYPHCWRTEKPIIYYPLNSWFIKTTEIKDKMISLNKEINWYPDFIGKKRFSSWLENTKDWNFSRSRYWGTPLPIWRTKEGDEEIIIGSIKELISEIKKSVRYGFMSHNIFKDFVIDDMSDNNYEKIDLHKHILDNVVLVSSKGKSMKRELDLVDVWFDSGAMPYAQLHYPFENKENIENNLLYPADFIAEGVDQTRGWFFTLHTISSVLFNSIAYKNVMSIGLVLDKNGQKMSKSKGNTINPFDLINNYGPDSIRWYIIFNSEPWNNLKFDINGINIIINKFFGTLYNVYTFFALYANIDGFSYKEKESSIDNYTELDLWIISELNSLIKKVDKYYTHYNPTKVARIISSFVLDKLSNWYVRLCRRRFWKEKYTINKIIAYQTLYKCLINIAKLSSPIAPFFSDRLYLDLNSLTKKESFESVHLTNFPVFDKNLINEELENRMFFIRRITAMVFSIRKKNKIKIRQPLQKVKIIITNEKIVDQLKKMKDIILRETNVKEINFTNSYKNLELVKHIKPNYKSIGSKFREKTKEISRIIEKFDQKTIKYLEDKKKYVFYNNKGEKITLFLEDVKIITEFVKGWDIFSDDILTIALDLRITDILWEEGLIRELIRYIQTLRKTYNCNITEKIFIYINTINRIQYIIEKYKSFLCQETFALDIKNNRKKNGYRINFDGKYILYVMIQKVEENI; encoded by the coding sequence ATGTTTATAGAATATAAAAAATTAGATCTTAATAATATTGCTATAGAAATAGCTCAATATTGGAAAAAAAATAAGATTATAAAAAAAAGTTTTCAAAAATATAAAAATTATTCCAAAAAAAATAGTTATATCCTATATGAAGGGCCACCATCTCTAAATGGGAGTCCTGGTATACATCATATGATTGCTAGAATTATAAAAGATATTTTCTGTAGATATAATACTATAAAAGGAAAAAAAGTTTTTAGAAAATCTGGTTGGGATGCTCATGGACTTCCTATAGAATTAAATGTAGAAAAATATGTAAAAATTGATAAAAATGACGTAGGGAAAAAGATATCTATAGAAAAATATAATTCTATTTGTAAGGAATTTGTTTGTAAGTCTTTGAAAGAGTGGATTTCTTTTACTGAAAAAATAGGATATTGGATAGATTTAGAATTTCCTTATATAACTCATAATGCAAAATATATAGAAAGTGTGTGGTGGGTAATAAAAGAATTATATAATAAAAAATTTATTTATAAAGATTACGACATTCAACCTTATTCTCCTGCAGCTAGGACAGGGTTGAGTTATCATGAATTAAATATGCCTGGATCTTATAAAAGGATAGGACAAATTTCTCCTTTTGTTAAATTTAAAGCAATAAAAGATTCTTTACCAGAAAGGTTGAAGGATATATCTGGAAATATATTTTTTATATCATGGACTACCACTCCTTGGACTTTACCTTCAAATACAGCTTTAGCTATTGGAAAAGACATTGATTACGTTTTAGTTGAAATTTTCAGAATTATAGAAGATAATACTTATTCCAAAGAAAAAATTATTTTTTCCGAAAAATTGATTAATAGAGTTTTACCAAAAGAAAAATTTTATAAAGTATCCAATAGAAAAGAATTGTCTTTTTCTAAAAAAGAGGAAAATAAATCTAGATATTATGTAATATCTAAATTTAAAGGTGAAGAATTAATATATAGTAAGTATCAGCAATTATTACCTTGGTTTAAACCTTATTATAAAAAAGAAAACGCTTTTCAAGTTGTAGAGGCGGATTTTGTAAATGTAGAGGAAGGATCTGGTATTGTTCATATATCTCCTACATTTGGAGTAGAAGATTTTATGATAGCTAAAAAATATGATATACCTCCAATGTTAGTTTTAAATAAAAATGGAGATCCTATTCCTTTAGTAGATTTACAAGGAAAATTTATTAATAGTTTTCCTAATGGATTTGGAGGTAAATATGTAAAAAGTGATTTTATTTCAGATGATGGAGAAATTTTTTCAGCAGATAAGGAAATAGTTTCTTTTTTAGAAAAAGAAAATAAGATATTAAGAATAGAAAAATATTATCATTTTTATCCACATTGTTGGAGAACAGAAAAACCCATTATTTATTATCCTCTAAATTCATGGTTTATAAAAACTACTGAGATTAAAGATAAAATGATTTCTTTAAATAAAGAAATAAATTGGTATCCTGATTTTATTGGTAAAAAACGTTTTTCTTCTTGGTTAGAAAATACAAAAGATTGGAATTTTTCTCGTTCTAGATATTGGGGGACACCACTTCCTATCTGGAGAACAAAAGAAGGAGATGAAGAAATAATTATAGGTTCAATTAAAGAATTGATTAGCGAAATAAAAAAATCTGTTAGATATGGATTTATGTCTCATAATATATTTAAAGATTTTGTAATTGATGATATGAGTGATAATAATTATGAAAAAATAGATTTACATAAACATATTCTAGATAATGTAGTATTAGTTTCTTCTAAAGGAAAATCTATGAAAAGAGAATTAGATTTAGTAGACGTTTGGTTTGATTCTGGAGCTATGCCATATGCTCAATTACATTACCCTTTTGAAAATAAGGAGAATATAGAGAATAACCTTTTATATCCTGCTGATTTTATCGCGGAAGGAGTTGATCAAACAAGAGGTTGGTTTTTTACTTTACATACGATTAGTAGCGTATTATTTAATTCTATAGCATATAAGAATGTAATGTCTATTGGCTTAGTATTAGATAAAAATGGACAAAAAATGTCTAAAAGTAAAGGAAACACCATTAATCCTTTTGATTTAATAAATAATTATGGACCCGATTCTATCCGATGGTATATTATATTCAATTCAGAACCTTGGAATAATTTAAAATTTGATATTAATGGAATTAATATTATAATTAATAAATTCTTTGGAACGTTGTATAATGTGTATACTTTTTTTGCGTTATATGCTAATATTGATGGATTTTCTTACAAAGAAAAAGAATCATCTATTGATAATTATACAGAATTAGATCTTTGGATTATTTCCGAATTAAATTCACTTATAAAAAAAGTAGATAAATATTATACTCATTATAATCCTACTAAAGTAGCTCGAATTATATCATCTTTTGTTTTGGATAAATTGAGTAATTGGTATGTACGATTATGTCGTAGAAGATTTTGGAAAGAAAAATATACAATTAATAAAATAATTGCATATCAAACACTTTACAAGTGTTTGATAAATATAGCAAAATTATCTTCTCCAATAGCTCCATTTTTTTCTGATAGATTATATTTAGACCTAAATTCTCTTACAAAAAAGGAATCTTTTGAAAGTGTTCATTTAACTAATTTTCCTGTTTTTGATAAAAATTTAATCAATGAAGAATTGGAGAATAGAATGTTTTTTATTCGGAGAATAACAGCAATGGTTTTTTCTATAAGAAAAAAAAATAAAATAAAAATTCGTCAGCCTTTACAAAAAGTAAAAATTATTATTACAAATGAAAAAATTGTTGACCAACTAAAAAAAATGAAAGATATTATTCTTAGAGAAACAAATGTAAAGGAAATAAATTTTACAAATTCTTATAAGAATTTAGAATTAGTAAAACATATTAAACCTAATTATAAATCTATCGGATCTAAATTTAGAGAAAAAACTAAAGAAATTTCTAGAATAATAGAAAAATTTGATCAAAAAACTATCAAATATCTAGAAGATAAAAAAAAATATGTTTTCTATAATAATAAAGGAGAAAAAATAACTCTTTTTTTGGAAGACGTAAAAATTATTACAGAATTTGTAAAAGGTTGGGATATTTTTTCTGATGATATATTAACAATAGCATTAGATTTAAGAATTACAGATATCCTTTGGGAAGAAGGATTAATAAGAGAATTAATTAGATATATACAAACGTTAAGAAAAACGTATAACTGTAATATTACTGAAAAAATATTTATATATATAAATACTATTAATAGGATACAATATATTATAGAAAAATACAAAAGTTTTCTTTGTCAAGAGACTTTTGCTTTAGATATAAAAAATAATAGAAAAAAAAATGGATATAGAATAAATTTTGATGGAAAATATATATTATATGTAATGATTCAAAAAGTAGAAGAAAATATATAA